A genomic window from Megalobrama amblycephala isolate DHTTF-2021 linkage group LG2, ASM1881202v1, whole genome shotgun sequence includes:
- the LOC125255838 gene encoding uncharacterized protein LOC125255838, translating into MPMFCAVYGCSNRSNREKGKGFFRVPKIVVHKGEKCKKLTEQRRKKWILNVRLRSGGAESANARVCSDHFVGGCPSASVDVESVDWAPTVNLGYQKTKPKSEASLQREQRMKLKEDKQRRSECAEAMLNLQQTAESPDLTQTAESSEPNQSADNSQSKDISGNGTLNDQDYVDAGCQTELTMDDIEKMEDVLRQNTTELGDLRTKALDAQFNQESFEKNEDKTKFYTGLPNFLVLMQIFELCEPYITCGPMSVLSKFQQFILVLMKLRLNLPLKDLAFRFKISLPTASRVWHKVIDILHDRLEFQIEWPERHVLQATMPMAFRQAFGCKVAVIVDCFEVFIEKPSNLLAQAQTWSNYKHHHTVKFLLGVAPQGYVTYISCAWGGRVSDKQITIESGLLKNLLPGDTVLADRGFNIGDSVGFYCASLQIPAFTKGRKQLSAYEVAETRKIANLRIHVERVIGLVRRKYQILQSRAMPIEHMATKPGEALAMIDKIGVICCVLSNLCESVVPLE; encoded by the exons ATGCCAATGTTTTGTGCAGTTTACGGTTGCTCCAATCGTTCTAACCGTGAAAAAGGAAAGGGTTTTTTCAGAGTTCCAAAGATTGTCGTTCATAAAGGTGAGAAATGTAAAAAGCTCACAGAACAACGACGTAAAAAGTGGATTTTAAACGTACGTCTGCGGTCGGGAGGAGCAGAGTCTGCTAATGCCCGTGTCTGCAGTGACCACTTTGTCGGAG GCTGCCCTAGCGCTTCGGTTGACGTTGAGTCGGTAGACTGGGCTCCGACAGTCAACCTCGGTTACCAAAAAACTAAGCCCAAATCAGAGGCATCTCTGCAACGAGAGCAGAGGATGAAGCTCAAGGAAGACAAACAAAGACGGTCGGAATGTGCAGAGGCTATGTTGAATCTCCAACAGACAGCTGAGAGCCCGGATCTAACGCAGACAGCCGAGAGCTCCGAACCGAATCAGTCAGCTGACAACTCACAGTCAAAGGACATCAGTGGGAATGGGACATTAAATGATCAAG ACTATGTAGATGCCGGATGCCAGACTGAACTAACGATGGATGACATTGAGAAGATGGAGGATGTTCTGAGACAGAACACAACAGAGCTGGGAGATCTTCGGACCAAAGCACTGGACGCACAGTTCAACCAGGAGTcctttgaaaaaaatgaagacaaGACAAAGTTCTACACAGGGCTTCCCAACTTCTTGGTTTTAATGCAGATTTTTGAGCTGTGTGAACCCTACATCACATGTGGTCCTATGTCTGTGCTGTCTAAATTTCAACAGTTCATCTTAGTTTTGATGAAGCTGAGACTAAATCTCCCACTGAAAGATTTAGCTTTTAGGTTCAAGATCTCTCTGCCCACTGCTTCTAGAGTTTGGCATAAAGTAATTGACATACTTCATGACAGGTTAGAATTTCAAATTGAGTGGCCAGAGCGGCATGTACTTCAAGCTACAATGCCAATGGCATTCAGACAGGCATTTGGATGTAAAGTTGCTGTGATAGTTGATTGTTTTGAAGTTTTTATTGAGAAGCCCTCTAATTTACTAGCCCAAGCTCAAACGTGGTCAAATTACAAGCATCACCATACTGTAAAATTTCTGCTTGGTGTTGCACCCCAAGGCTATGTCACTTACATATCTTGTGCCTGGGGAGGGAGAGTCAGCGATAAACAGATCACAATAGAGAGTGGCCTCCTAAAAAACCTGTTACCTGGAGATACTGTTCTAGCAGACCGTGGGTTCAATATTGGTGATAGTGTGGGATTTTACTGTGCTTCACTACAGATACCTGCATTTACCAAGGGGAGAAAACAGCTGTCAGCGTATGAGGTGGCAGAAACTAGAAAAATAGCGAATTTGCGTATTCATGTTGAGAGAGTCATCGGTTTAGTCAGAAGAAAATATCAGATTCTGCAAAGCAGGGCTATGCCCATAGAGCACATGGCAACAAAACCAGGTGAGGCACTAGCAATGATTGACAAGATTGGGGTTATTTGCTGTGTCTTGTCTAATCTTTGTGAGTCTGTTGTCCCATTAGAGTAA
- the LOC125255850 gene encoding uncharacterized protein LOC125255850 — MAGQLTTRTPETLQLPPKELGELCQDFQLEELTLSQVQAVERATRSQSASRVWFRQRAGRVTASKLKQVLKTNPQQPSKSLIKGICYPEAYRFTTAATSYGCKHEAQARGAYEKLMVREHAGFSCMDSGLWLNPKWPYMGSSPDGIVACDCHGTGICEIKCPHSHQDEANLRMCAGEKSFCLINDGDNVKLDRSHDYYYQVQAQLHIVGAEYCDFVVWNCNDIFVERILPDFELWDDVIPKVECFFRNCLLPEILGQQVTNLHV, encoded by the exons ATGGCAGGACAACTGACAACAAG AACACCAGAGACTCTGCAGCTTCCCCCCAAAGAGCTTGGAGAGCTATGCCAGGATTTCCAGCTAGAAGAGCTCACCCTGTCTCAAGTTCAGGCTGTAGAGAGGGCAACTCGAAGTCAGAGTGCAAGCAGGGTTTGGTTTAGGCAAAGAGCAGGACGTGTAACGGCCTCAAAGCTGAAACAAGTTCTTAAGACCAACCCCCAGCAGCCATCCAAGAGCTTGATCAAGGGCATATGCTACCCAGAAGCATATAGGTTCACCACAGCCGCTACAAG TTATGGATGCAAACATGAAGCACAAGCCAGAGGAGCATATGAGAAGCTGATGGTTCGGGAGCATGCAGGCTTCTCCTGTATGGACAGTGGTCTCTGGCTGAACCCCAAGTGGCCATACATGGGGTCCTCCCCTGATGGGATTGTCGCTTGTGACTGTCACGGAACTGGCATCTGCGAGATTAAG TGCCCACACTCTCACCAGGATGAAGCCAATCTGCGCATGTGTGCAGGGGAAAAGAGTTTCTGCCTCATCAATGATGGAGATAATGTTAAACTGGACCGAAGTCATGACTACTACTACCAAGTTCAGGCACAGCTTCACATTGTAGGTGCTGAGTACTGTGACTTTGTTGTGTGGAACTGTAatgacatttttgtggaaaggaTTTTGCCTGATTTTGAACTTTGGGATGATGTGATTCCTAAAGTTGAGTGCTTTTTTAGAAACTGTTTACTTCCAGAAATACTGGGACAGCAAGTTACAAACTTACATGTGTAA